A single genomic interval of Streptomyces sp. BA2 harbors:
- a CDS encoding DUF2617 family protein has product MLTTLKTVYTDTCAADLAWTLGREPLPALATLELELVDARMELRLLGASHQVLLEEEQGTCSETVACIPGSSTPLPLGVSKRLGEWEYEFAARVETLSRGQFAGRAQELLALVAEHPHGLAGVFPGSPHAFTAMLAQRHEGAVQWRTWHAYPQDGQLVATRTRVGVRMPAVL; this is encoded by the coding sequence ATGCTCACGACCCTGAAGACTGTCTATACCGACACGTGCGCCGCGGACCTCGCCTGGACCCTTGGGCGCGAGCCGCTGCCCGCACTCGCCACACTCGAACTGGAGCTTGTCGACGCGAGAATGGAGCTGAGGCTCCTCGGCGCATCGCACCAGGTGCTTCTCGAAGAGGAGCAGGGCACCTGCTCCGAGACCGTCGCCTGCATCCCCGGCAGCAGTACGCCACTTCCGCTCGGCGTCTCCAAGCGCCTCGGCGAGTGGGAGTACGAATTCGCGGCGCGCGTCGAGACCCTCTCGCGCGGTCAGTTCGCGGGCCGCGCACAAGAGTTGCTCGCCCTGGTGGCCGAGCACCCGCATGGTCTGGCCGGGGTCTTCCCCGGCAGTCCGCACGCGTTCACGGCCATGCTGGCGCAGCGGCACGAAGGCGCGGTGCAGTGGCGCACCTGGCATGCCTACCCGCAGGACGGGCAACTCGTGGCGACCCGCACCCGGGTGGGTGTGCGAATGCCGGCCGTGCTCTGA
- a CDS encoding aldose epimerase family protein yields the protein MSSEEDVTLTAGDAEVTVQAGNGCRVGSLKVGGVELLRQGARYGCFPMAPWAGRIREGRFRNGGTVHQMPLNSPPHAIHGFARDAAWRTARAGKSEAAFTYDLTDPWPYEGRVTQIVELTEDSLTLTLGIETYGDSFPAQAGWHPWFNRSLGDEDVQVSFSPSWQEERGDDHLPTGHRIAPTPGPWDDCFGMPDGVDVTLTWPERIELTVKSREQWVVVYDEQEAAVCVEPQTGPPNGLNTLPRLVTPIDPLETSTTWTWTRL from the coding sequence GTGAGTAGCGAAGAAGACGTGACACTGACCGCGGGCGACGCGGAAGTTACCGTGCAGGCGGGGAACGGCTGCCGGGTCGGGAGCCTCAAGGTCGGCGGGGTCGAACTGCTGAGGCAAGGCGCCCGCTACGGCTGCTTCCCCATGGCCCCCTGGGCAGGACGTATCCGCGAGGGCAGGTTCCGCAACGGCGGCACGGTCCACCAGATGCCCCTGAACTCCCCGCCCCACGCCATCCACGGCTTCGCGAGGGACGCCGCATGGCGCACCGCCCGCGCGGGCAAGAGCGAGGCCGCGTTCACGTACGACCTCACCGATCCCTGGCCCTACGAAGGCCGCGTCACGCAGATCGTCGAGCTCACCGAGGACTCCCTCACCCTCACCCTCGGCATCGAGACGTACGGCGACTCCTTCCCCGCCCAGGCGGGCTGGCACCCGTGGTTCAACCGCAGCCTCGGGGACGAGGACGTGCAGGTGAGCTTCAGCCCCTCCTGGCAGGAGGAGCGCGGCGACGACCACCTCCCCACCGGCCACCGCATCGCCCCCACCCCCGGCCCCTGGGACGACTGCTTCGGCATGCCCGACGGCGTCGACGTCACCCTCACCTGGCCGGAGCGGATCGAGCTCACAGTGAAGAGCCGTGAGCAGTGGGTCGTCGTGTACGACGAGCAGGAAGCCGCCGTCTGCGTGGAGCCGCAGACCGGGCCGCCGAACGGGCTCAACACCCTGCCCCGCCTGGTCACCCCCATCGACCCCCTGGAGACGTCGACGACCTGGACCTGGACGCGTCTCTGA
- the pyrE gene encoding orotate phosphoribosyltransferase, translated as MTDDVRGALLQQIKDKAVVHGKVTLSSGLEADYYIDLRRITLDGEAAPLVGQVLLDLTADLDFDAVGGLTMGADPVAGAMLHASAARGKQLDAFVVRKAAKAHGMQRRVEGPDIKGRRVLVVEDTSTTGGSPLTAVEAVREAGAEVVGVATIVDRATGAGEKITEGAGVPYLFAYSKDDLGLD; from the coding sequence ATGACTGACGACGTACGTGGCGCCCTGCTGCAGCAGATCAAGGACAAGGCCGTGGTGCACGGCAAGGTGACCCTCTCCTCGGGTCTCGAAGCCGATTACTACATCGACCTGCGCCGCATCACCCTCGACGGCGAGGCCGCCCCCCTGGTCGGCCAGGTCCTTCTCGACCTCACCGCCGACCTCGACTTCGACGCCGTGGGCGGCCTCACCATGGGCGCCGACCCCGTCGCCGGCGCGATGCTGCACGCCTCCGCGGCGCGCGGCAAGCAGCTCGACGCCTTCGTCGTGCGCAAGGCCGCCAAGGCGCACGGCATGCAGCGCCGCGTCGAGGGCCCGGACATCAAGGGGCGCCGCGTACTCGTCGTCGAGGACACATCCACCACCGGTGGCTCCCCGCTCACCGCCGTCGAGGCCGTACGCGAGGCCGGTGCCGAGGTCGTCGGCGTCGCGACCATCGTGGACCGCGCCACCGGGGCGGGCGAGAAGATCACCGAGGGCGCCGGGGTGCCGTACCTCTTCGCGTACTCCAAGGACGACCTCGGCCTGGACTAG
- a CDS encoding polyamine aminopropyltransferase: protein MIEPSTHLPVTPRTGRFLVLVGVFICAACGLVYELELVALASYLIGDSVTQASVVLSVMVFAMGIGSLLAKHLRCRAAVGFGLVEAALALVGGLSAMALYAAFAWTGDRGEVWAGGSRYLLVAFSLAIGLLIGAEVPLLMALIQRIRRQDASGALSDLFAADYVGALVGGLAFPFILLPLLGQLTGALITGAVNALAGGALVFGLFRHDLSVRGRWALLVANVTVLGLLASAAVLVGDFEAAARRAVYGKDVRVAVQTDVQEVVLTGGRDDSLDLYLDGRLRVSGRDGQRYHRGLVGPAMNGRHARVLILGGGDGLAAREVLRHRGVRRVDIVELDPGVVRLARSDPALSELNGQVYSDPRVRVEHADAFHWLRSPPRTYDVVISDLPDPGITASTKFYSQEFYGLAALALAEGGRLAVHAGPMADRPRVFWTVEATLRAAGLLTEPYRVGGRLSGFAAGPDRTADGASAPRDWGFVLAARSRPVLEPPGTAALLPVGLASADRTRMRGPRGLPPSTLVHPRYAN from the coding sequence GTGATCGAGCCGTCAACACATTTACCGGTGACGCCCCGGACAGGACGGTTCCTCGTCCTGGTGGGCGTCTTCATCTGCGCGGCCTGCGGTCTGGTGTACGAACTCGAACTGGTCGCCCTCGCCTCGTACTTGATCGGTGACTCGGTCACGCAGGCGTCGGTGGTCCTCTCGGTGATGGTCTTCGCCATGGGCATCGGCTCCCTGCTCGCCAAGCACCTGCGGTGCCGTGCCGCGGTCGGGTTCGGCCTGGTCGAGGCGGCGCTCGCGCTGGTCGGCGGGCTGAGCGCGATGGCCTTGTACGCGGCGTTCGCCTGGACCGGCGACCGGGGCGAGGTCTGGGCGGGCGGCTCGCGCTATCTCCTCGTCGCCTTCTCGCTCGCCATCGGCCTGCTCATCGGCGCCGAAGTGCCGCTGCTCATGGCGCTCATCCAACGGATCAGACGACAGGACGCCAGCGGCGCCCTGTCGGACCTCTTCGCCGCGGACTACGTGGGCGCGCTGGTGGGCGGCCTCGCTTTCCCCTTCATCCTGCTCCCCCTGCTCGGCCAGCTGACGGGGGCGCTGATCACCGGCGCGGTCAACGCGCTCGCGGGCGGCGCGCTCGTGTTCGGCCTGTTCCGGCACGACTTGAGCGTGCGCGGCCGCTGGGCCCTGCTCGTCGCGAACGTCACCGTCCTCGGCCTGCTCGCCTCGGCCGCCGTCCTCGTCGGCGACTTCGAGGCGGCGGCACGCCGGGCGGTCTACGGCAAGGACGTGCGGGTCGCCGTGCAGACCGACGTCCAGGAAGTGGTCCTCACCGGCGGCAGGGACGATTCGCTCGACCTCTACCTCGACGGGCGCCTGCGGGTCAGCGGCCGTGACGGGCAGCGCTACCACCGGGGGCTCGTCGGCCCCGCGATGAACGGCAGGCACGCGCGCGTGCTGATCCTCGGCGGCGGCGACGGCCTCGCGGCGCGCGAGGTGCTGCGGCATCGGGGGGTGCGCCGGGTGGACATCGTCGAACTCGACCCGGGGGTGGTGCGGTTGGCGCGCAGCGACCCCGCGCTGAGCGAGCTGAACGGACAGGTCTACAGCGACCCCCGGGTGCGGGTGGAGCACGCCGACGCGTTCCACTGGCTGCGCTCGCCCCCTCGTACGTACGACGTGGTGATCTCCGATCTGCCCGACCCCGGCATCACCGCGAGCACCAAGTTCTACTCCCAGGAGTTCTACGGCCTCGCGGCGCTGGCACTGGCCGAGGGCGGACGCCTCGCCGTGCACGCGGGGCCGATGGCCGACAGGCCGCGCGTCTTCTGGACGGTGGAGGCGACGCTGCGGGCGGCGGGGCTCCTTACCGAGCCGTACCGCGTGGGCGGCAGGCTCTCCGGGTTCGCGGCGGGCCCCGACCGGACGGCGGACGGCGCGTCCGCGCCGCGTGACTGGGGCTTCGTCCTGGCGGCCAGGTCCCGGCCGGTCCTCGAACCGCCCGGGACGGCGGCGCTGCTGCCGGTGGGCCTGGCGTCCGCCGATCGGACGCGGATGCGGGGTCCGCGGGGTCTTCCCCCCTCCACGCTGGTGCATCCGCGGTACGCGAACTGA
- a CDS encoding SRPBCC domain-containing protein, translated as MEHEVFVPVPADRLQQVLSDPEQVAGAVPGLQRDADESASPLSGRLKVRVGGHTITYRGAARVAPRGDGSFAIEGEGVEVRGGGSVKLSLTVRLDPASAEDGVAGDAGTRVIFSGTGAGEGRVAESSPQAVEGAVRRLLERFAEGLRRGAEPEPEPERAAPEPVEPVVVEPVEAATVFETEVPPSSFEEDDDVDEVVVPPAEAAHARRTMIGRSAEEVDHAPPRGRYAPAPAAESLSTSATLRWAAPAAAVVLASAIVVGRALRRRR; from the coding sequence ATGGAGCATGAGGTGTTCGTTCCGGTTCCCGCCGACCGTCTTCAGCAGGTGCTGAGCGACCCCGAGCAGGTCGCCGGGGCGGTGCCCGGACTTCAGCGCGACGCCGACGAGTCCGCGTCGCCGCTCTCCGGCCGTCTCAAGGTGCGGGTCGGCGGTCACACCATCACGTATCGCGGCGCGGCGCGGGTCGCCCCACGCGGCGACGGGTCGTTCGCGATCGAGGGCGAGGGCGTGGAGGTGCGGGGCGGCGGCTCCGTGAAGCTCTCGCTGACGGTGCGGCTTGATCCTGCGTCTGCCGAGGACGGCGTTGCCGGCGATGCCGGGACCCGGGTGATCTTCTCCGGTACGGGTGCGGGGGAGGGGCGCGTCGCCGAAAGTTCTCCACAGGCTGTGGAGGGGGCGGTGCGGAGGCTCCTTGAGCGGTTCGCGGAGGGGTTGAGGCGGGGGGCCGAGCCTGAGCCTGAGCCTGAGCGTGCGGCGCCTGAACCGGTCGAACCGGTCGTGGTCGAGCCCGTCGAGGCGGCCACCGTCTTCGAGACGGAGGTGCCGCCGTCGTCGTTCGAGGAGGACGACGACGTGGATGAGGTCGTGGTGCCGCCTGCTGAGGCCGCCCATGCCCGGCGGACGATGATCGGCCGGAGCGCGGAGGAGGTCGACCACGCGCCGCCCCGGGGGCGGTACGCCCCCGCGCCCGCGGCGGAGTCCCTGTCCACCTCCGCCACGCTGCGGTGGGCCGCGCCTGCGGCCGCGGTGGTGCTGGCCTCGGCGATCGTGGTGGGGCGGGCGCTTCGGCGCAGGCGCTGA